The following are encoded in a window of Gossypium raimondii isolate GPD5lz chromosome 13, ASM2569854v1, whole genome shotgun sequence genomic DNA:
- the LOC105784325 gene encoding calcium-dependent protein kinase 26: MGNTCLGSFKGNNHFQGSNTTTGANLAPSISPTANTMRRAFDHQAHFVLGRKTPNIHEIYTFGRKLGQGQFGITYLCTEISTGIEYACKSISKRKLIRKEDVEDARREIQIMHHLAGHKNIVSIKGAYEDTLYVYIVMEFCSGGELFDRIIQRGHYSERKAAELTKIIVGVIEVCHSLGVMHRDLKPENFLLVNKDDDFSLKAIDFGLSAFFKPGEIFSDVVGSPYYVAPEVLLKHYGPEADIWSAGVILYILLCGLPPFWAETIQEIFAAVLKGHIDFSSYPWPLISDSAKDLIRKMLCIHPSERLTAHEVLCHPWICKNGVAPDKALDPAILSRLKQFSAMNKLKKMALRVIAESLSEEEIAGLREIFTAMDTGKSGAITFDELKAGLQRYGATLKDTEIQDLMNAADVSNSGTIDYGEFIAATIHLNKLEREEHLVAAFQYFDKDKSGYITIGELKQVCAELNVTNVLLEDIIQEVDQDNDGRIDYAEFVAMMQKGNAGVGRRPIRNSLNMSIRDVPGSQ; the protein is encoded by the exons ATGGGAAATACATGCCTTGGATCTTTCAAGGGTAATAATCATTTTCAGGGCTCCAATACCACCACTGGTGCCAATTTGGCTCCATCCATCAGCCCCACAGCTAACACCATGAGAAGAGCCTTTGATCACCAAGCTCATTTTGTTTTAGGCCGTAAGACCCCTAATATCCATGAGATTTACACTTTTGGCCGCAAATTAGGACAAGGACAGTTTGGGATTACTTACTTATGTACCGAGATTTCGACCGGGATTGAATATGCTTGTAAGTCAATATCGAAAAGGAAGTTGATTCGCAAGGAGGATGTGGAGGATGCTAGGAGGGAGATTCAGATTATGCATCATTTGGCTGGTCATAAGAATATCGTGTCGATTAAAGGCGCTTATGAGGATACTTTATACGTGTATATCGTGATGGAGTTTTGCTCCGGAGGCGAACTGTTCGATAGAATTATCCAGAGAGGGCATTACAGTGAGAGGAAGGCAGCTGAGTTGACTAAGATTATTGTTGGTGTTATTGAGGTTTGCCATTCACTCGGGGTTATGCATAGAGACTTGAAGCCTGAGAATTTCTTGTTGGTTAACAAGGATGATGATTTCTCACTCAAGGCCATTGATTTTGGACTCTCGGCCTTCTTTAAACCCG GGGAAATCTTTAGCGATGTTGTTGGAAGCCCGTATTATGTCGCTCCTGAAGTACTCCTCAAACATTATGGACCTGAAGCAGACATATGGTCTGCAGGAGTTATACTCTATATATTGCTATGTGGCTTGCCACCGTTTTGGGCAG AAACAATACAAGAAATCTTCGCTGCTGTGCTAAAAGGACATATTGATTTCAGCTCTTACCCATGGCCCCTAATATCCGATAGCGCAAAGGATCTAATCCGGAAGATGTTGTGCATTCACCCTTCAGAACGGTTGACAGCTCATGAAGTATTAT GTCATCCTTGGATTTGTAAAAATGGGGTTGCCCCAGATAAGGCACTGGATCCGGCAATACTTTCTCGCCTCAAGCAATTCTCGgcaatgaataaattaaagaagATGGCTTTACGG GTAATAGCTGAAAGCCTCTCTGAGGAGGAGATTGCTGGTTTGCGAGAAATATTTACAGCTATGGATACTGGTAAGAGCGGTGCTATCACATTTGATGAACTCAAAGCCGGTTTGCAAAGATATGGTGCCACCTTGAAAGATACAGAGATTCAGGACCTTATGAATGCA GCTGATGTGAGCAATAGCGGGACCATCGATTACGGTGAATTTATAGCTGCAACAATTCACCTTAATAAGCTAGAGCGCGAGGAACATCTCGTTGCAGCATTCCAATACTTTGATAAGGATAAAAGTGGCTATATTACGATTGGTGAGCTTAAACAAGTTTGTGCCGAGCTTAACGTGACAAATGTTTTACTCGAGGATATAATCCAAGAAGTCGATCAAGATAAC GATGGAAGAATCGACTATGCTGAATTTGTTGCCATGATGCAAAAAGGCAATGCAGGAGTTGGTAGACGACCCATCAGAAACAGTCTGAATATGAGCATAAGAGATGTGCCGGGTTCTCAATAA